From one Solanum stenotomum isolate F172 chromosome 12, ASM1918654v1, whole genome shotgun sequence genomic stretch:
- the LOC125847735 gene encoding wall-associated receptor kinase-like 14: MGFHQIVIIRFVFSILLGWLSSSVEATNSTKCNQYCGAAGSNGPRVSYPFGFSEGCGIRLDCTESSGEIRIGEYIIQNVTSETLTVNFPMNCSRPIEDLQKFDRTNFGMTWRNGLLLHNCKVPRSECTIPSEILSTRLNIQSCDSKKENVSCYSEARADYLDYQKLKNTGCGTVVSSILIGMDNDTMKSSAMFLEFQTMELAWGLEGECACHDDANCTNVSLPGNRKGFRCRCKDGFVGDGFRDGDGCRKVSRCNPSRYLSGRCGGTTRIGVLVGGIIAGAGLMAALAVLCYCIRRRSTSLKKRMSARRLLSEAAGSNSVHVFQYKEIERATNSFSEKQRLGIGAYGTVYAGKLHSDEWVAIKKLRHRDPDGVEQVMNEVKLLSSVSHPNLVRLLGCCIENGEQILVYEFMPNGTVAQHLQRERGSGLPWTIRLTIATETAHAIAHLHSAMNPPIYHRDIKSSNILLDYNFNSKVADFGLSRFGMTDDSHISTAPQGTPGYVDPQYHQNYHLSDKSDVYSFGVVLVEIITAMKVVDFSRSHSEINLAALAIDRIGKGRVDEIIDPFLEPHRDAWTLSSVHRVAELAFRCLAFHKDMRPSMTEVADELEQVRLSSWASLEDNVCMTSSVNSSCSSPRSMSETSFRSTTTKKGVGSRRLIVPQKIASSLAIMEEIKDSSPVSVQDPWFSEESPPSTNRLLGNSGR; this comes from the exons ATGGGTTTTCATCAGATCGTTATTATTAGATTcgttttctcaattttattgGGTTGGTTATCATCGTCAGTTGAGGCTACTAATTCAACTAAGTGCAATCAGTACTGTGGAGCTGCTGGTTCTAATGGTCCGCGTGTTTCTTATCCATTTGGGTTCTCAGAGGGTTGTGGGATTCGTTTAGATTGTACTGAAAGTAGTGGAGAAATCAGAATTGGGGAATATATAATACAGAATGTGACTTCAGAGACTCTGACGGTGAACTTCCCGATGAATTGCAGCCGTCCGATTGAGGATCTACAGAAATTTGATCGAACCAACTTTGGTATGACTTGGAGAAATGGactgcttctacacaattgtaaAGTCCCGAGGAGTGAGTGTACCATACCATCGGAAATTTTAAGCACGCGTTTGAATATACAGTCATGTGATTCGAAGAAAGAGAATGTCAGTTGTTATTCAGAGGCGAGGGCGGATTATTTAGATTACCAGAAACTGAAGAATACAGGGTGTGGAACTGTGGTTTCGTCCATCTTGATTGGTATGGATAATGATACAATGAAGAGTTCTGCCATGTTCCTGGAGTTTCAGACGATGGAATTAGCGTGGGGATTGGAAGGGGAATGTGCATGTCATGACGATGCAAATTGTACCAACGTTTCTCTTCCGGGGAACCGAAAAGGTTTCCGATGCCGGTGTAAAGATGGATTCGTCGGTGATGGCTTCCGCGACGGTGATGGGTGCCGTAAAG TTTCAAGATGCAATCCTTCCAGATACCTCTCTGGCCGATGTGGTGGAACTACCAGAATTGGTGTCCTCGTTGGAg GGATTATTGCTGGAGCTGGTTTAATGGCTGCTTTAGCTGTTCTTTGCTACTGCATTCGAAGACGTTCTACATCTCTCAAGAAAAGAATGAGCGCAAGACGCCTTCTCTCTGAAGCTGCAGGCAGCAACAGTGTTCATGTATTTCAATACAAAGAAATTGAGAGGGCAACAAATAGTTTCTCTGAGAAACAGAGGCTGGGAATAGGGGCTTATGGCACAGTTTATGCTGGAAAGCTCCACAGTGATGAATGGGTTGCAATTAAGAAACTAAGACACCGAGATCCGGATGGTGTTGAACAAGTAATGAATGAGGTTAAGCTTTTGTCTTCTGTAAGTCATCCAAACTTAGTCCGCCTCTTAGGTTGTTGTATAGAAAATGGTGAACAGATTCTTGTTTATGAATTTATGCCCAACGGAACTGTAGCTCAGCATCTACAGAGAGAAAGGGGTTCAGGACTTCCATGGACAATACGTCTCACTATCGCAACAGAAACTGCTCATGCAATTGCTCACCTTCACTCAGCAATGAATCCACCAATATACCACAGGGATATCAAATCAAGTAACATACTATTGGATTACAACTTCAACTCAAAGGTTGCAGACTTTGGTCTTTCCAGATTTGGCATGACAGATGATTCCCACATTTCTACAGCACCACAAGGTACTCCAGGTTATGTGGATCCTCAGTACCATCAGAATTACCATCTTTCCGATAAGAGTGATGTGTACAGCTTCGGGGTGGTTCTTGTAGAAATCATCACAGCAATGAAAGTGGTTGATTTCTCTAGATCACACAGTGAGATTAATTTGGCTGCACTGGCAATAGACAGAATAGGTAAGGGTCGTGTGGATGAGATTATCGATCCATTTCTCGAGCCACACAGAGATGCATGGACTCTATCATCAGTTCATAGAGTTGCAGAGCTTGCTTTCAGATGCCTTGCATTTCACAAGGATATGAGGCCTTCAATGACAGAAGTGGCAGATGAGCTAGAACAGGTCAGGCTCAGCAGTTGGGCATCATTGGAGGACAATGTATGCATGACATCATCAGTGAATTCCTCTTGCTCATCTCCCCGTAGTATGAGTGAGACATCTTTTCGTAGTACAACAACTAAGAAAGGAGTAGGGAGTAGGAGGTTGATTGTTCCGCAGAAGATAGCGAGTTCACTGGCAATCATGGAGGAAATAAAAGACAGTTCCCCTGTTTCTGTGCAGGATCCTTGGTTTAGTGAAGAGAGTCCCCCTTCAACTAACCGATTATTAGGTAATTCTGGTCGATGA
- the LOC125847757 gene encoding uncharacterized protein LOC125847757, whose protein sequence is MASTTTSLTVRTFPSRCVLNANTNPPTKQAAAALPGRRQLISLVTATTVLKALDMPSKAADIGLFGLRKKLTKVEEEAEELVKEGFEAADKGIAAAEKGIEAAEKGLVTAEKGIEAAEEKIESTVSFGGLAQAGAVAGAEFVGVLVAGAVVNGILGPEPQKS, encoded by the coding sequence ATGGCTTCCACCACTACTTCACTTACAGTAAGGACTTTCCCATCTCGTTGTGTGCTAAATGCAAACACAAATCCTCCTACCAAACAGGCGGCGGCGGCTCTCCCGGGGCGGAGGCAGTTGATCTCTCTGGTGACGGCGACAACGGTACTGAAAGCGCTGGATATGCCGTCCAAGGCTGCGGACATTGGCCTCTTCGGACTGAGAAAGAAGCTTACGAAAGTAGAAGAGGAGGCAGAAGAATTAGTGAAGGAGGGATTTGAGGCGGCAGACAAGGGAATCGCAGCGGCAGAGAAGGGAATTGAAGCGGCGGAGAAAGGATTAGTGACGGCTGAGAAGGGGATTGAAGCAGCGGAGGAGAAGATCGAGAGTACAGTGAGTTTCGGTGGGTTGGCGCAAGCTGGAGCGGTGGCCGGAGCTGAATTTGTTGGAGTTTTGGTTGCCGGAGCTGTTGTTAATGGTATTTTAGGACCTGAACCTCAAAAATCTTGA
- the LOC125847748 gene encoding NASP-related protein sim3 isoform X1, with the protein MAEEAAISVTSPTAEQNQNSVNATIESGVQGGTESTCNNNNTAESSVVTSDGNREKSLEYADELTVKGSKASKDGDYAEAVECYSRALEIRVAHFGELAPECINAYYKYGCALLYKAQDEADPLVSLPKKDSGSQQDSNRDGSVKSVVSCESSISSTAEPGGSSNGKEKVEDDAAAENKDEGDEEESDDEDLAEGDEDETDLDLAWKLLDVARAIAEKHAGDTMEKVDVLSALAEVALEREDVETSLSDYLKALSILERLVEPDSRHIAELNFRICLCLEIGSKYQEAIPYCQKAISTCKSRLQRFTEEIKLLSESTERLATTNVDQIARQSSSTSQSDTVSAKEAEVETLTDLSAELEKKLEDLQQCMSNPSSILSDILGMVSAKARSMENADASVAVNSSQMGAGTSVSGSFDSPTVSTAHTNGAAGITHLGVVGRGVKRVHLNTTTESSPAKKPASEQQSDNGDGAAS; encoded by the exons ATGGCTGAGGAAGCAGCAATTTCAGTAACAAGCCCTACCGCGGAGCAAAACCAGAACTCGGTGAACGCCACAATCGAATCTGGTGTTCAGGGAGGCACAGAATCAACTTGCAACAACAATAATACTGCTGAGAGTTCTGTGGTTACTTCTGATGGTAACCGTGAAAAATCTCTGGAGTACGCCGATGAGTTAACGGTGAAAGGCTCCAAGGCATCTAAAGATGGAGATTATGCAGAGGCTGTAGAATGCTATAGCCGTGCCCTGGAAATCCG GGTCGCACATTTTGGTGAACTTGCTCCTGAATGTATCAATGCATATTATAAATATGGGTGTGCTTTGTTGTACAAAGCTCAGGATGAGGCCGATCCTTTGGTTTCTTTGCCAAAAAAAGACAGTGGGTCTCAACAAGATTCTAATAGAGATGGCTCTGTTAAAAGTGTTGTTAGTTGTGAGTCTTCTATCTCAAGTACTGCTGAACCAGGTGGAAGTTCGAATGGAAAGGAAAAAGTAGAGGATGATG CTGCAGCGGAAAACAAAGATGAaggagatgaagaagaaagtgatGATGAGGACCTGGCTGAAGGTGATGAGGACGAAACTGACCTGGATTTGGCCTGGAAACTGTTAGATGTTGCAAGGGCAATTGCTGAAAAGCACGCCGGTGACACAATGGAAAAAGTGGATGTATTATCAGCTTTGGCCGAGGTAGCCTTGGAAAGAG AGGATGTTGAAACTTCCCTTAGTGATTACCTGAAGGCATTATCCATTTTGGAACGCTTGGTTGAACCTGACAGTCGCCATATTGCTGAGCT CAACTTCAGGATATGCTTATGCCTGGAAATTGGTTCTAAATATCAGGAAGCCATACCATACTGCCAAAAAGCTATTTCAACTTGCAAGTCGCGGCTGCAGAGATTCACTGAGGAAATAAAGCTTTTGTCAGAATCAACAGAAAGATTAGCTACTACTAATGTAGATCAGATTGCGAGACAGTCTTCCAGTACATCACAGTCTGACACTGTATCTGCTAAAGAAGCTGAAGTTGAAACGCTCACTGATCTTTCTGCAGAATTGGAGAAGAAG CTTGAAGATTTGCAGCAGTGTATGTCAAATCCATCATCTATCCTCTCCGATATTTTGGGAATGGTGTCTGCAAAAGCAAGAAGTATGGAGAATGCTGATGCTTCTGTAGCTGTGAATTCCTCACAGATGGGTGCTGGTACCAGTGTTAGCGGAAGTTTTGACTCTCCAACTGTTTCCACTGCCCACACAAATGGTGCAGCTGGAATAACCCATCTTGGAGTAGTTGGAAGAGGAGTCAAGAGGGTGCATCTAAACACAACCACAGAATCTAGTCCAGCGAAAAAACCTGCATCTGAGCAGCAGTCAGATAATGGAGATGGCGCTGCCTCTTAA
- the LOC125847748 gene encoding uncharacterized protein LOC125847748 isoform X2 has translation MAEEAAISVTSPTAEQNQNSVNATIESGVQGGTESTCNNNNTAESSVVTSDGNREKSLEYADELTVKGSKASKDGDYAEAVECYSRALEIRVAHFGELAPECINAYYKYGCALLYKAQDEADPLVSLPKKDSGSQQDSNRDGSVKSVVSCESSISSTAEPGGSSNGKEKVEDDAENKDEGDEEESDDEDLAEGDEDETDLDLAWKLLDVARAIAEKHAGDTMEKVDVLSALAEVALEREDVETSLSDYLKALSILERLVEPDSRHIAELNFRICLCLEIGSKYQEAIPYCQKAISTCKSRLQRFTEEIKLLSESTERLATTNVDQIARQSSSTSQSDTVSAKEAEVETLTDLSAELEKKLEDLQQCMSNPSSILSDILGMVSAKARSMENADASVAVNSSQMGAGTSVSGSFDSPTVSTAHTNGAAGITHLGVVGRGVKRVHLNTTTESSPAKKPASEQQSDNGDGAAS, from the exons ATGGCTGAGGAAGCAGCAATTTCAGTAACAAGCCCTACCGCGGAGCAAAACCAGAACTCGGTGAACGCCACAATCGAATCTGGTGTTCAGGGAGGCACAGAATCAACTTGCAACAACAATAATACTGCTGAGAGTTCTGTGGTTACTTCTGATGGTAACCGTGAAAAATCTCTGGAGTACGCCGATGAGTTAACGGTGAAAGGCTCCAAGGCATCTAAAGATGGAGATTATGCAGAGGCTGTAGAATGCTATAGCCGTGCCCTGGAAATCCG GGTCGCACATTTTGGTGAACTTGCTCCTGAATGTATCAATGCATATTATAAATATGGGTGTGCTTTGTTGTACAAAGCTCAGGATGAGGCCGATCCTTTGGTTTCTTTGCCAAAAAAAGACAGTGGGTCTCAACAAGATTCTAATAGAGATGGCTCTGTTAAAAGTGTTGTTAGTTGTGAGTCTTCTATCTCAAGTACTGCTGAACCAGGTGGAAGTTCGAATGGAAAGGAAAAAGTAGAGGATGATG CGGAAAACAAAGATGAaggagatgaagaagaaagtgatGATGAGGACCTGGCTGAAGGTGATGAGGACGAAACTGACCTGGATTTGGCCTGGAAACTGTTAGATGTTGCAAGGGCAATTGCTGAAAAGCACGCCGGTGACACAATGGAAAAAGTGGATGTATTATCAGCTTTGGCCGAGGTAGCCTTGGAAAGAG AGGATGTTGAAACTTCCCTTAGTGATTACCTGAAGGCATTATCCATTTTGGAACGCTTGGTTGAACCTGACAGTCGCCATATTGCTGAGCT CAACTTCAGGATATGCTTATGCCTGGAAATTGGTTCTAAATATCAGGAAGCCATACCATACTGCCAAAAAGCTATTTCAACTTGCAAGTCGCGGCTGCAGAGATTCACTGAGGAAATAAAGCTTTTGTCAGAATCAACAGAAAGATTAGCTACTACTAATGTAGATCAGATTGCGAGACAGTCTTCCAGTACATCACAGTCTGACACTGTATCTGCTAAAGAAGCTGAAGTTGAAACGCTCACTGATCTTTCTGCAGAATTGGAGAAGAAG CTTGAAGATTTGCAGCAGTGTATGTCAAATCCATCATCTATCCTCTCCGATATTTTGGGAATGGTGTCTGCAAAAGCAAGAAGTATGGAGAATGCTGATGCTTCTGTAGCTGTGAATTCCTCACAGATGGGTGCTGGTACCAGTGTTAGCGGAAGTTTTGACTCTCCAACTGTTTCCACTGCCCACACAAATGGTGCAGCTGGAATAACCCATCTTGGAGTAGTTGGAAGAGGAGTCAAGAGGGTGCATCTAAACACAACCACAGAATCTAGTCCAGCGAAAAAACCTGCATCTGAGCAGCAGTCAGATAATGGAGATGGCGCTGCCTCTTAA
- the LOC125847737 gene encoding BTB/POZ domain-containing protein At5g66560: MAHTDHPTTKGQAWFCTTGLPSDIIIEVEDMAFHLHKFPLMSKSRKLHEMITEQETNASSSKIQKPAERDNDCDGDEEIEEEEDNEEDQQYCISFPDFPGGSETFETAAKFCYGVKIELSASNVAPLRCAGEYLEMTEEYSEDNLISKTERFLSQTVLKSIKDSIRTLNSCKNILPLAETLGIVQRCIDAVAVKASAADPSLFGWPVNDHGPGNGVEANTRRKGANRGGGMDSWFEELGHLTLPLFKRLISAMKGRDLSSEVIESCLMYYAKKYIPGISRSSRKASSSSIPSENEQRELLETIITNLPEETSSRTSTTTRILFGSLRTANILNASEAARAALERKIGSQLEQATLDDLLIPSYSYLNETLYDVACVERILGYFLNGLEERSTARIQGEEENINVRSTALMLVGKLIDGYLSEIASDNNLLPEKFCELAVALPDQARLFDDGLYRAVDVYLKAHPWISEAEREQICGVMDCQKLTLEACTHAAQNERLPLRAVVQVLFFEQLQLRQAIAGTLMVADVNPEEIPRLSIMDGREGEGEGGEQEETTGVVGMARAQEGSSTWRKTVRENQVLRLDMDSMRTRVQDLERECSSMKKVIQKIDKVGKHGSNGGREGGWRKKLGCKFKTQVCDSHEPTVVEAKKGRGHRHQHQ, translated from the exons ATGGCGCACACTGACCACCCCACCACCAAAGGCCAAGCATG GTTTTGTACTACAGGATTACCCAGTGATATCATCATCGAAGTTGAAGATATGGCCTTCCATCTTCACAAG TTTCCCCTGATGTCAAAAAGTAGAAAGCTTCATGAAATGATAACAGAGCAAGAGACAAATGCAAGTAGCAGTAAAATCCAAAAACCTGCTGAACGAGACAACGATTGTGATGGTGATGAGgagattgaagaagaagaggataaTGAGGAGGACCAGCAATACTGTATTTCGTTCCCTGATTTCCCGGGCGGTTCAGAGACATTTGAGACGGCTGCCAAGTTCTGTTATGGTGTGAAAATCGAGTTGTCTGCATCGAACGTTGCTCCACTGCGCTGTGCGGGTGAGTACTTGGAGATGACTGAAGAGTACTCCGAGGATAACCTCATTTCCAAGACGGAGAGGTTTCTTTCACAGACAGTGCTAAAGAGTATTAAGGACTCCATTAGAACCCTAAACTCGTGCAAGAACATCTTGCCGTTAGCAGAAACACTCGGCATTGTTCAGAGATGCATTGATGCCGTTGCTGTTAAAGCTTCAGCTGCTGATCCGTCTCTCTTTGGCTGGCCGGTGAATGATCACGGTCCTGGAAATGGAGTTGAAGCAAATACTCGCCGTAAAGGTGCCAACAGAGGAGGTGGTATGGATTCGTGGTTCGAAGAGCTAGGGCACTTGACCTTGCCTTTGTTCAAGCGTTTGATTTCTGCAATGAAAGGTAGAGATTTGAGTTCAGAAGTTATCGAGAGCTGTCTAATGTATTATGCGAAGAAGTACATTCCAGGAATTTCACGCTCAAGTAGGAAGGCATCTTCGTCTTCGATACCATCAGAGAACGAACAGAGAGAGCTTTTGGAGACTATAATTACTAACCTTCCTGAAGAGACTagctcaagaacttcaacaaccacAAGGATTCTCTTCGGCTCATTGAGAACAGCGAACATACTAAATGCTTCGGAAGCTGCTCGAGCTGCACTGGAGAGGAAAATCGGATCTCAACTGGAACAAGCCACATTAGACGATCTTCTCATTCCGAGCTACTCTTATCTTAATGAAACGTTATATGATGTCGCTTGTGTGGAGAGAATATTAGGATATTTTTTAAACGGATTGGAAGAGAGGTCTACCGCTAGAATTCAAGGCGAAGAAGAGAACATCAATGTCAGATCCACGGCATTAATGTTAGTCGGAAAGTTAATCGACGGTTACTTATCAGAAATAGCTTCTGATAATAATTTATTACCGGAAAAATTCTGTGAATTAGCTGTTGCATTGCCGGACCAAGCAAGACTCTTTGATGATGGCCTTTACAGAGCTGTCGATGTATATCTCAAG GCGCATCCATGGATATCGGAAGCGGAGAGGGAGCAAATATGCGGAGTAATGGATTGCCAAAAGTTAACACTAGAGGCGTGTACACACGCAGCTCAGAATGAACGGCTTCCACTTAGAGCCGTAGTTCAAGTACTATTCTTCGAACAACTCCAACTCCGGCAAGCAATTGCCGGAACTCTTATGGTCGCTGATGTGAATCCAGAAGAAATCCCGCGGCTGTCAATTATGGACGGCAGGGAAGGGGAGGGTGAAGGTGGAGAGCAAGAGGAAACGACAGGAGTAGTTGGAATGGCACGTGCACAGGAAGGGAGTAGCACGTGGAGGAAAACAGTGAGGGAGAATCAAGTGCTACGCTTGGATATGGATAGCATGAGGACGCGAGTACAAGACCTGGAACGCGAATGCTCCTCAATGAAGAAAGTAATCCAGAAGATAGATAAGGTAGGCAAACACGGCAGCAACGGCGGCAGAGAAGGAGGGTGGAGAAAGAAGTTGGGATGTAAATTCAAGACGCAAGTGTGTGACTCGCATGAACCAACGGTTGTGGAGGCCAAGAAAGGACGGGGCCATCGTCATCAACATCAATAA